A section of the Harmonia axyridis chromosome 2, icHarAxyr1.1, whole genome shotgun sequence genome encodes:
- the LOC123673267 gene encoding ankyrin-2-like yields the protein MELIKKRTRTRFSYKDYGIIFCLLCNGAQPFSTCELDDEITIYERVLQINDVYLIELFKCFINPQDVPCEKSLKLILNNFVDDEDSFLRRHTPLHMAATLPNANVTITLLNKKLCCEEKTTNEETPIFFAVKNNQMEQVKTLLKYGAATSERGT from the exons ATGG aGTTGATTAAGAAGAGGACAAGAACAAGATTTTCCTACAAGGATTACGGAATTATATTCTGCTTGCTGTGTAATGGAGCACAACCTTTTTCAACATGTGAATTAGACGACGAAATAACAATTTATGAGAGAGTTCTACAGATCAATG atgtatatttgattgaactattcaaatgtttcattaatCCTCAAGACGTTCCATGTGAGAAgtctctgaaattaattttaaataatttcgttGATGATGAAGATTCCTTTTTGCGTCGACACACACCCTTGCACATGGCAGCCACATTGCCAAATGCGAACGTAACAATCACTCTTTTGAACAAGAAATTATGTTGTGAGGAGAAAACCACAAACGAGGAAACACCGATATTCTTTGCTGTGAAAAACAACCAGATGGAACAAGTGAAAACCCTTCTGAAATACGGAGCCGCAACCTCAGAGCGAGGGACATAA
- the LOC123673263 gene encoding putative ankyrin repeat protein RF_0381 — MAATLPNANVTITLLNKKLCCEEKTTNEETPIFFAVKNNQMEQVKILLKYGANLRARDINSNTVLHALCSEEGEINIELLEFLLNVGCDPNSFGKNSCTPLQMLAENGRINNALECAELLIRRGADVNLQNLHGDTVLHTLSYSCDESQFILFLELLLKSKADTNIVNHDNRTFLDELLLDCCHSRRHTILKHLILLDINGKYQFCVNPIHCDSLDVDFQKRSRKELLHLRSRKIAQFQSQPEYSLVRILSSTVREVSRLCWNQTLITAMSEFEERKFPIYGRELKCKFEAGLRLFLEQQAAHEFFTVVSKGKLNYYTIIEILKYIPVQEVGKCSLTST; from the coding sequence ATGGCAGCCACATTGCCAAATGCGAACGTAACAATCACTCTTTTGAACAAGAAATTATGTTGTGAGGAGAAAACCACAAACGAGGAAACACCGATATTCTTTGCTGTGAAAAACAACCAGATGGAACAAGTGAAAATCCTTCTGAAATACGGAGCCAACCTCAGAGCGAGGGACATAAACAGCAATACAGTACTTCATGCATTATGTTCTGAAGAAGGAGAGATTAATATCGAActgttagaatttttattaaatgtcGGTTGTGACCCGAATTCATTTGGCAAAAATTCGTGTACCCCTTTACAGATGCTTGCTGAAAATGGAAGAATAAATAATGCATTGGAGTGTGCAGAATTACTGATCAGAAGAGGAGCTGATGTCAATTTGCAAAACCTTCACGGCGACACAGTTCTGCATACATTATCCTACTCTTGTGACGAATCCCAGTTCATTCTCTTTCTCGAATTACTGTTGAAGAGTAAAGCTGACACGAATATAGTCAATCATGACAACAGAACATTTTTGGATGAATTATTATTGGACTGCTGCCATTCCAGACGACATACTATTTTGAAACATCTGATTTTGTTAGATatcaatggaaaatatcaattctgtGTTAATCCAATTCATTGTGATTCGTTGGATGTCGATTTCCAGAAAAGGAGTAGAAAAGAATTGCTTCATTTACGGTCCCGCAAAATAGCTCAATTCCAATCACAACCGGAATATTCTCTGGTGAGAATACTAAGTTCGACTGTAAGGGAAGTGTCCAGATTGTGTTGGAATCAAACATTGATAACAGCCATGTCTGAATTCGAGGAAAGAAAATTCCCAATTTACGGTCGTGAActcaaatgcaaatttgaagctGGGTTAAGACTATTCCTGGAACAACAAGCAGCTCATGAATTTTTCACTGTCGTCTCTAAAGGAAAGCTCAATTATTATACCataatcgaaattttaaaatacatacCAGTACAAGAAGTGGGCAAATGTTCATTGACCTCGACCTAG
- the LOC123673264 gene encoding uncharacterized protein LOC123673264 translates to MEDFKDLTESFIQDMIVNCGSHIPISYVYSYIKSKKSDISFQNYYLKELIKKRTRTRFSYKDYGIIFCLLCNGAQPFSTCELDDEITIYERVLQINDVYLIELFKCFINPQDVPCEKSLKLILNNFVDDEDSFLRRHTPLHMAATLPNANVTITLLNKKLCCEEKTTNEETPIFFAVKNNQMEQVKTLLKYGAATSERGT, encoded by the exons ATGGAAGATTTTAAAGATCTAACAGAAAGTTTTATTCAAGACATGATTGTGAATTGTGGCTCTCATATTCCAATTTCTTATGTATATAGTtatataaaatcgaaaaagagtgatatttcttttcaaaattattatttaaaagaGTTGATTAAGAAGAGGACAAGAACAAGATTTTCCTACAAGGATTACGGAATTATATTCTGCTTGCTGTGTAATGGAGCACAACCTTTTTCAACATGTGAATTAGACGACGAAATAACAATTTATGAGAGAGTTCTACAGATCAATG atgtatatttgattgaactattcaaatgtttcattaatCCTCAAGACGTTCCATGTGAGAAgtctctgaaattaattttaaataatttcgttGATGATGAAGATTCCTTTTTGCGTCGACACACACCCTTGCACATGGCAGCCACATTGCCAAATGCGAACGTAACAATCACTCTTTTGAACAAGAAATTATGTTGTGAGGAGAAAACCACAAACGAGGAAACACCGATATTCTTTGCTGTGAAAAACAACCAGATGGAACAAGTGAAAACCCTTCTGAAATACGGAGCCGCAACCTCAGAGCGAGGGACATAA